In Vanrija pseudolonga chromosome 4, complete sequence, a single window of DNA contains:
- the thi4 gene encoding putative thiamine biosynthetic bifunctional enzyme — MGKAAIDYSLYLVTGRELLPEGKDYYESLEEALQGGVTVVQVREKDTDTGEFVEIARKTKEITDKYNVPLFINDRIDVFLAVRPAGLHIGQSDLPLARARELVGDDALIGVSVSNVDEARAAVAGGADYVGVGAIWDTGSKDVTAKLKLAPEGAGVVLDVLEGVPSVAIGGIHPPNVPQLLHGSVSPVNRTALDGVAVISAIVSSADPRAAAAGIRAQVDSFKRARKTGNTQAVFSGAKAARTPKELIEQSAALMAVVRDNTPLVHQLTNNVVINDSANATLAVGASPIMATNPFDVKDLSPAIGALLVNFGTITDKAGMLVAGREANVNRKPVVYDPVAVGATAFRRSTSKELLSHWQPTVIKGNPAEIGALAESTEVASRGVDAVGGGFANPGSVVKVLARRKNAIVVMTGKHDYISDGETVLKTSNGVDLLEVITGSGCMTGTIVATFCAAARLHFLASNAAVENDSQLVQGDHLVGALAGVLVFNIAAELAAARPDVKGPGTFRAALIDELYNVRAADVLARAKVEVLEV; from the exons ATGGGCAAGGCGGCAATCGACTACTCGCTGTACCTCGTGACGgggcgcgagctgctccccGAGGGCAAG GACTACTACGAGagcctcgaggag GCGCTGCAGGGCGGCGTGACGGTCGTGCAGGTGCGCGAGAAGGACACGGACACGGGGGAG TTTGTCGAGATTGCGCGCAAGACCAAGGAGATCACGGACAAG TACAACGTCCCGCTCTTCATCAACGACCGCATCGACGTCTTCCTTGCCGTGCGCCCGGCCGGCCTGCACATCGGGCAGAGTgacctccccctcgcccgcgcgcgggagctggtcggcgacgacgcgctgatCGGGGTCAGCGTGTCCAAtgtggacgaggcgcgcgcggctgtcgccggcggggcggactatgtcggcgtcggcgcgatcTGGGACACGGGGAGCAAGGACGTCACGGCgaagctcaagctcgcgccTGAGGGCGCTGGTGTCGTGCTGGACGTGCTTGAGGGCGTACCGTCCGTCGCGATCG GCGGTATCCACCCCCCCAATGTGCCTCAGTTGCTGCACGGCTCCGTGAGCCCCGTGAACCGcacggcgctcgacggcgtggccgtCATCTCGGCGATCGTGAGCTCGGCCGacccgcgcgcggccgccgcaggGATCCGCGCCCAGGTCGACTCGTTCAAGCGTGCCCGCAAGACTGGCAACACGCAGGCCGTCTTTTCGGGCGCGAAGGCTGCCCGGACGCCCAAGGAGCTGATCGAGcagtcggcggcgctgaTGGCTGTCGTGCGCGACAACACGCCGCTGGTGCAccag CTCACCAACAACGTCGTCATCAACGACTCGGCCAACGCCAccctcgctgtcggcgcgtcgcccatCATGGCAACCAACCCTTTCGACGTCAAGGACCTGTCGCCCGCAatcggcgcgctgctggtcaACTTTGGCACCATCACCGACAAGGCGGGCATGCTCGTGGCCGGACGCGAGGCCAACGTGAACCGCAAGCCGGTCGTGTACGACCcggtcgcggtcggcgcgacggccttCCGGCGGAGCACGAGCAAGGAGCTGCTGTCGCACTGGCAGCCGACGGTGATCAAGGGCAACCCTGCCGAGattggcgcgctcgccgagtcgaccgaggtggcctcgcgcggcgtcgacgccgtcggcggcgggttcGCCAACCCCGGCAGCGTGGTCAAGGTGCTCGCGAGGCGCAAGAacgccatcgtcgtcatGACCGGCAAGCACGACTACATATCGGACGGCGAGACGGTGCTCAAGACGAgcaacggcgtcgacctgctcgaggtgATCACGGGCTCGGGCTGCATGACGGGCACGATTGTGGCGACGTtttgcgccgctgcgcgcctgCACTTCCTGGCCTCGAACGCTGCGGTCGAGAACGACTCGCAGCTGGTGCAGGGGGACCACCTCGTTGGTGCGCTCGCAGG cgtcctcgtcttcaacatcgccgccgagctcgcggcggcccggCCCGACGTCAAGGGCCCGGGCACGTTCCGCGCAGCGCTGATCGACGAGCTGTACAATGTGCGTGCGGCCGATGTGCTCGCGCGGGCCAAGGTGGAAGTGCTCGAGGTGTAG
- the Nup153_0 gene encoding Nuclear pore complex protein: MRTSLSRKDLRAERLNQSPYARPARGEIRRSASHSAFSPLSSLVNFVSAPFRKNTLPRHSQDADGRILADDQRSVSGSEDGWNGEPPAIMEEVDVFSLASAAGRGGPEFEARAQTWRANKGLLAQSSRGIRNSNSSWELLSLDVDRSIRPSPSMPAFRESIRKAPSAKSSVASSRPAAPGAYINNKHLSTPKAGAASSSYTSSPSSVALRSFLDAKGDAPMNVQDIDVLESLTRSMRAETRQTAQPVGGWSAGTFAATPVRNTDSPRSTATPESSFSIGAATPSRFTPASSKRQVTYLGPGMSARRLNKPRQTLTPLFSLDDGPKDDAPGKKRKVDLDADDDKASERSAGDDAAASAAAQFNAKVKSRFAAPSKPSPLGQPSPQKALSDDIVKAGKKRAADILQEVFDAEVGPIESTKPTIVFNPYEEASVVPTGKFEASRSSLRKSASALRASLRSSSVAKRGAAEKIERLGSGQPGRKLSTLELVSGFKPAASASRRSESPEEEDEDADEIDVDEAPEQPSLKLPEPVRAPAPVAAKPVKVPEADTYQPFNVPSLSSSTLGNSTSPALKAPETLHSAVADSVIAASKPAPAPVFKPTPIGLGPPPAAEPSSAGPSTTARSTSRRVDPSAIYLSAKDSALNVDKAALPFFTFNLPSGSSSPEPSEAVKAAVRKDHSEQPFLFTLSKTSIPSASIFSPPAPQSLSLPKPAAAGSQWTCDTCMLQNPDSAKEQCTICEAPRPGVKAAAPPKAALPAPPAPPATGGFAFGGSKPAAPAAGGFTIKAPATKAGDWTCDTCMLQNPDSAKEKCTVCEAPRPGAAPAVPAAAAPPAPPAVPAAFTTKAPAAAPGQWECTTCMLKNPDSAKEKCTVCEAPRPGAPAPAAEAPKPPAFGLPAPPTGGFSFGGKPPAPPSGGFAFGGSAKPAAPAAPASGFGGFKPTVAAPATGFSFGGSSSSSSGGAFGGFTPSVAAPSGGFGGFGSFGKPSTPAAKPAAAATGKQWTCDTCMLQNPDSAKEQCTICEAPRPAGK, translated from the exons ATGAGGACGTCCTTATCCAGAAAGGATCTGCGAGCCGAGCGGCTCAACCAGAGCCCCTACGCAAGGCCTGCAAGGGGTGAAATCAGGCGGTCGGCCAGCCACAGC GCCTTCTCCCCTCTCTCGTCCTTGGTCAACTTTGTGTCCGCCCCCTTCAGAAAGAACACCCTCCCAAGACACAGTCAGGATGCGGACGGCCGTATCCTAGCCGACGACCAGCGATCTGTGTCGGGATCAGAGGACGGGTGGAACGGCGAGCCACCGGCCATCatggaggaggtggacgtCTTCTCGCTTGCGTCTGCGGCTGGTCGCGGAGGGCCTGAGTTTGAGGCTCGGGCCCAGACGTGGCGAGCAAACAAGGGACTTTTGGCGCAGAGCAGCAGGGGAATCAGG AACTCGAACTCGAGCTGGGAGCTTTTGTCGCTTGATGTCGACCGTAGCATCCGCCCCTCGCCATCCATGCCGGCGTTCCGCGAGTCAATTCGCAAGGCACCTTCTGCCAAGTCTTCTGTCGCCTCCTCAAGACCTGCAGCCCCTGGCGCGTATATCAACAACAAACACCTCAGCACTCCAAAGGCCGGCGCTGCTTCATCATCCTACACCTCGTCCCCATCATCTGTTGCGTTACGCAGCTTCCTTGACGCCAAGGGAGACGCACCGATGAACGTCCAGGATATTGACGTTCTCGAGAGCTTGACCCGTAGCATGAGGGCCGAGACAAGGCAAACCGCCCAGCCCGTCGGCGGATGGAGCGCAGGCACTTTTGCAGCTACGCCAGTCCGCAACACGGACTCGCCACGTTCAACAGCGACGCCCGAGTCGTCCTTCTCTATTGGCGCGGCCACACCCTCGCGGTTCACCCCTGCCAGCTCAAAGCGTCAGGTTACGTACCTCGGCCCCGGCATGTCGGCTCGCCGCCTGAACAAGCCGAGACAGACTTTGACGCCCTTGTTCAGCCTTGATGACGGCCccaaggacgacgcgccTGGAAAGAAGCGCAAGGTTGACCTAGACGCTGACGATGACAAGGCATCCGAGCGGAGCGCAGGTGACGATGCCGCTGCTTCAGCCGCTGCCCAGTTCAACGCCAAGGTCAAGAGCCGCTTCGCCGCCCCCTCCAAGCCATCGCCGTTAGGCCAACCCTCCCCCCAGAAGGCTCTCAgcgacgacattgtcaaggCTGGCAAGAAGCGTGCTGCCGACATTTTGCAGGAGGTgtttgacgccgaggtcggcccTATCGAGTCTACCAAGCCCACAATCGTGTTTAACCCCTACGAGGAGGCGAGCGTCGTCCCTACCGGCAAGTTTGAGGCCTCGCGTTCGTCTCTCCGCaagtcggcatcggcgtTGCGTGCGTCCCTGCGTAGCTCTTCAGTTGCGAAGCGTGGCGCTGCGGAGAAGATTGAAAGActcggcagcggccagcCCGGACGCAAGCTCTCAACACTTGAGCTCGTCAGTGGCTTCAAGCCTGCAGCATCGGCCTCTAGGAGGTCTGAATCcccggaggaggaggacgaggacgcggacgagATCGATGTCGATGAGGCCCCCGAGCAGCCATCACTCAAGCTTCCTGAGCCAGTCCGCGCACCTGCACCCGTGGCTGCCAAGCCTGTCAAGgtgcccgaggccgacacgTACCAGCCCTTCAACGTCCCCTCGCTGTCCTCTTCTACCCTTGGAAACTCGACATCTCCCGCTCTCAAGGCGCCCGAGACGTTGCACTCGGCTGTTGCCGACTCGGTAATTGCCGCCTCCAAGCCGGCTCCGGCGCCAGTCTTCAAGCCCACGCCGATTGGCCTTGGACCACCTCCTGCTGCCGAGCCCTCATCTGCAGGACCGTCGACCACCGCTCGCTCCACCAGCCGCCGTGTGGACCCATCGGCCATCTACCTGTCTGCGAAGGACTCCGCACTCAacgtcgacaaggccgcGCTGCCGTTCTTCACCTTCAACCTCCCTTCCGGATCTTCGTCGCCTGAGCCTTCCGAGGCAGTCAAGGCCGCAGTACGCAAGGACCACTCTGAGCAGCCCTTTCTATTTACCCTGAGCAAGACAAGCATtccctcggcgtccatcTTCTCGCCACCTGCTCCGCAGAGCCTCTCCCTCCCCaagccagccgccgctggctcgcAGTGGACCTGTGACACCTGCATGCTGCAAAACCCCGACTCGGCCAAGGAGCAGTGCACGATCTGCGAAGCACCTCGCCCAGGTGtcaaggctgctgctcctcccaAGGCCGCGTTGCCAGCCCCTCCAGCGCCTCCTGCTACTGGTGGCTTCGCCTTTGGTGGCTCCAAGCCTGCCGCACCAGCGGCTGGCGGCTTTACCATCAAGGCCCCTGCTACCAAGGCCGGAGACTGGACCTGCGACACCTGCATGCTGCAGAACCCGGACTCCGCCAAGGAGAAGTGCACTGTTTGCGAAGCTCCCCGtcctggcgccgcgccggcggtgcctgctgctgccgccccACCAGCCCCGCCAGCAGTCCCCGCTGCCTTCACGACCAAGGCTCCTGCGGCGGCCCCCGGCCAGTGGGAGTGCACCACGTGTATGCTCAAGAACCCGGACTCGGCCAAGGAGAAGTGTACCGTGTGCGAAGCACCGCGGCCCggtgcgcctgcgccggcggctgAGGCCCCCAAGCCCCCGGCCTTCGGCCTGCCTGCACCCCCTACAGGCGGCTTCTCGTTTGGAGGCAAGCCCCCTGCGCCTCCCTCGGGTGGGTTTGCGttcggcggcagcgccaaGCCGGCTGCCCCAGCTGCACCAGCTTCTGGCTTTGGAGGTTTCAAGCCGACGGTCGCGGCGCCTGCCACTGGGTTCTCCTTTGGTggatcgtcgtcgtcgtcgtcgggcggggCTTTTGGAGGCTTCACTCCGTCGGTGGCCGCCCCCTCGGGCGGCTTTGGAGGCTTTGGAAGCTTTGGCAAGCCGTCTACGCCTGCTGCCAAacctgccgctgctgccaccgGCAAGCAGTGGACGTGTGACACCTGCATGCTCCAGAACCCCGACTCGGCGAAGGAGCAGTGCACGATTTGTGAggcgcctcgccctgctgGCAAGTAG